A part of Doryrhamphus excisus isolate RoL2022-K1 chromosome 8, RoL_Dexc_1.0, whole genome shotgun sequence genomic DNA contains:
- the rtn4rl1b gene encoding reticulon-4 receptor-like 1b — MFKRGCGLEFLLVLCGLEFSWSCPRHCICYTAPSTVSCQAHNFLSVPEGIPPDSERIFLQNNKIHRLLRGHFSTNTVTLWIYSNNITYIEPSTFHGFTLLEELDLGDNRHLRSLAEDTFHGLNRLSALHLYRCGLSSLPNNIFQGLRSLQYLHLQQNHLKFLQDDTFADLHNLSHLFLHGNHLWRLNQNTFRGLQSLDRLLLHQNQIEWVHHLAFHDLKRLTTLYLFNNSLMQLSGECLDTLPALEYLRLNDNPWSCDCKAITLWEWLKRFRGSTSSVGCMAPVDMLGKDLKELRKEDFSDCLPNSESRAQTNNLSGTVSPPSMNRGVVAGSGGQSNVVHPSRPGRPRNCQKTRNRGSKGKNDNEVHHSKEVMADKEDTSPDFSDGGKHDHTSPDGTVTRRKHKCVPRTTVRPPSGVLQANNRASLSQPLIHIYVLLVALTTNTDLILR; from the exons GCTGTGGACTGGAGTTCCTGCTGGTCCTCTGTGGCCTGGAGTTTTCCTGGTCGTGCCCCCGTCACTGCATCTGCTACACGGCACCCAGCACCGTCTCTTGCCAAGCGCAtaacttcctgtctgtcccCGAAGGCATACCCCCTGACAGCGAACGCATCTTCCTTCAGAACAATAAGATCCATCGGTTACTTCGGGGTCACTTCAGCACCAACACAGTGACGCTATGGATATACTCCAATAACATCACATACATCGAGCCCTCGACCTTCCACGGTTTCACGCTGCTGGAGGAACTGGATTTGGGAGACAACCGTCACCTACGCTCCCTTGCTGAAGACACCTTCCACGGCTTGAATCGACTCAGTGCTCTACACCTGTACCGCTGTGGACTGAGCTCACTTCCGAATAACATCTTTCAAGGACTAAGAAGCTTGCAGTATCTCCATTTACAG CAAAATCATTTGAAGTTCCTGCAAGACGACACGTTTGCTGACCTCCATAATTTGAGTCACCTGTTCCTCCACGGAAATCACCTGTGGAGACTCAACCAGAACACTTTCAGGGGTCTCCAGTCCTTGGATCGCCTCCTTCTGCACCAAAACCAGATCGAGTGGGTTCACCACCTGGCATTCCATGACCTCAAACGTCTCACCACGCTCTACTTGTTCAATAACTCACTCATGCAACTGTCGGGGGAGTGCCTGGACACGCTGCCTGCTCTGGAATACCTGCGCCTCAATGACAATCCTTGGTCATGTGACTGCAAGGCCATCACACTATGGGAGTGGTTGAAACGTTTTAGGGGCTCAACGTCTTCAGTGGGTTGCATGGCGCCCGTCGATATGCTCGGGAAAGACCTGAAGGAGCTACGAAAGGAAGACTTCTCCGACTGTTTACCAAATTCGGAATCTCGAGCCCAAACCAACAATTTATCCGGCACCGTCAGCCCACCGTCAATGAATCGGGGCGTCGTGGCAGGTTCAGGCGGCCAGAGCAATGTAGTGCACCCTTCGAGGCCCGGCCGTCCTCGCAACTGCCAGAAGACTCGCAATCGAGGAAGCAAAGGGAAAAACGACAACGAGGTCCACCACTCAAAGGAGGTTATGGCGGACAAGGAGGACACATCTCCGGATTTCTCCGACGGAGGAAAACACGATCACACATCTCCGGATGGCACCGTCACGAGAAGGAAGCACAAGTGTGTTCCGCGGACCACTGTCCGACCCCCGAGTGGGGTTCTGCAAGCCAATAACAGGGCGTCCTTATCTCAGCCCTTAATACACATCTACGTACTTCTGGTTGCCTTGACAACAAATACAGACTTGATCCTCCGTTGA